The bacterium genome has a window encoding:
- the pyrH gene encoding UMP kinase — MESPVYKRILLKLSGEALAGEKGSGIDQPTLRRVADEVGSIHALGVEIGLVIGGGNIFRGISAAASGMDRTTADYMGMLATVINSMALQQALEAGGVPTRVQSAMTITRVAEPFIIRRALRHLEKGRVVIFAAGTGNPYFSTDTAAVLRASEIRADVIIKGTKVDGVYSADPVTDPGAEFFPRLTYLDVLSKRLKVMDSTAISLCMDNKLPLRILNMNRPENLRRLVLGDELGTLISGERG; from the coding sequence GTGGAGAGCCCGGTCTACAAACGCATCCTGCTCAAGCTGTCCGGCGAGGCCTTGGCCGGCGAGAAGGGCAGTGGCATTGATCAGCCCACCCTGCGTCGCGTGGCGGACGAAGTGGGCAGCATCCACGCCCTGGGCGTGGAGATCGGCCTCGTCATCGGAGGCGGCAACATCTTCCGCGGCATCTCCGCCGCCGCCAGCGGCATGGACCGCACCACGGCGGACTACATGGGCATGCTCGCCACCGTCATCAACAGCATGGCCTTGCAGCAGGCCCTGGAAGCGGGCGGCGTACCCACCCGCGTGCAGAGCGCCATGACCATCACGCGGGTGGCGGAGCCCTTCATCATCCGCCGCGCCCTGCGCCACCTGGAGAAGGGCCGCGTGGTCATCTTCGCCGCCGGCACGGGAAACCCCTACTTCTCCACCGACACCGCCGCCGTGCTGCGCGCCAGCGAGATCCGCGCCGACGTCATCATCAAGGGCACCAAGGTGGACGGCGTCTACAGCGCCGACCCCGTGACCGATCCCGGCGCGGAGTTTTTTCCGCGATTGACCTACCTTGATGTCCTGTCAAAGCGGCTGAAAGTGATGGACAGCACGGCGATCAGCCTGTGCATGGACAACAAGCTGCCGCTGCGCATCCTGAACATGAATCGCCCGGAAAACCTGCGCCGGCTGGTGCTGGGCGACGAGTTGGGCACCTTGATCTCGGGAGAGCGGGGATGA
- the frr gene encoding ribosome recycling factor, translating to MREEILSKCQHHMERAVEEVKHTFSAVRAGKASPSILDPVRVDYYGTPTPLNQVANLSCPEPRLIVIQPWERKLISTIEKAIQNADLNLNPSNDGMVVRVPLPELSEERRKELVKQVHKLAEEGRIAVRNVRRDANEQLKKALKAGEISEDDEKRAIKEVQDHTDAHIRRIDELTRVKETDIMAV from the coding sequence ATGAGAGAGGAGATCCTGTCCAAGTGCCAGCACCACATGGAGCGGGCCGTCGAGGAGGTGAAGCACACCTTCAGCGCCGTGCGGGCGGGCAAGGCCTCGCCGTCCATCCTGGACCCGGTGCGCGTGGACTACTACGGCACGCCCACGCCGCTCAACCAGGTGGCCAACCTCAGTTGCCCGGAGCCGCGCCTCATCGTCATCCAGCCCTGGGAACGGAAGCTGATCAGCACCATCGAGAAGGCGATCCAGAATGCGGACCTCAACCTCAACCCCTCCAATGACGGCATGGTGGTGCGCGTGCCCCTTCCCGAGCTGTCCGAGGAGCGCCGCAAGGAATTGGTCAAGCAGGTTCACAAGCTGGCCGAAGAGGGGCGCATCGCCGTGCGCAACGTGCGCCGCGACGCCAACGAGCAACTGAAGAAGGCGCTCAAGGCGGGCGAGATCAGCGAGGACGACGAGAAGCGGGCGATCAAGGAGGTGCAGGATCACACCGACGCCCACATCCGCCGGATCGACGAGCTGACCCGGGTCAAGGAAACGGACATCATGGCCGTGTAG
- the lepA gene encoding translation elongation factor 4 encodes MIREVPVQERIRNFCIIAHIDHGKSTIADRLLELTGTLPPLQSRKQVLDDMELEQERGITIKAHPVAMRHTAADGVEYLLNLIDTPGHVDFAYEVSRSLAACEGALLVVDAAQGVEAQTLANLYAAVAQDLEVIPVVNKIDLPGAQVETVVHQITELIGCEAEDVVLVSAKTGQNCDLLLEEIIRRVPAPRGKLEAPLRALIFDSLYDNYRGAVGYVRVVDGQVAAGAELRSMHIPREFQIDEVGTLTLKRVPGRLLQAGEVGYVILGSKDVKDARVGDTLTLKRGGATEALEGYDEVKPMVFSGLYPVSADDYEELRDALARLCLNDSALVYTPETSLALGFGFRCGFLGLLHMEIIQERLDREYDLDIITTMPNVEYLVQQPGKGEEVVDNPADFPRGEKLESVREPFIKATIITPVEFIGNIMKLSMDRRGIFKATEYLDTTRASLSYEFPLAEIVFDFYDRLKTISRGYASFDYELLDFRQSQLKRLDIMINGEVVDALSMIVHVDKAWDWGNKMCIKLKELIPRQLFEVAIQGALGTKVISRTTVRAMRKNVTAKCYGGDISRKRKLLEKQKEGKKRMKQVGTVEIPQEAFLAMLKIER; translated from the coding sequence TTGATTAGAGAGGTCCCGGTGCAGGAACGCATTCGCAACTTCTGCATCATCGCCCACATCGACCACGGCAAATCCACCATTGCCGATCGTCTGCTCGAGCTGACCGGCACCCTGCCGCCCCTGCAGAGCCGCAAGCAGGTGCTGGACGACATGGAGCTGGAGCAGGAGCGCGGCATCACCATCAAGGCCCACCCTGTCGCCATGCGCCACACGGCCGCCGACGGCGTGGAGTACCTGCTCAATCTGATCGACACGCCCGGCCACGTGGATTTCGCCTACGAGGTGAGCCGCAGCCTGGCCGCCTGCGAGGGGGCGCTGCTGGTGGTGGACGCCGCCCAGGGCGTCGAGGCGCAGACCCTGGCCAACCTCTACGCCGCCGTCGCCCAGGACCTGGAGGTCATTCCCGTCGTCAACAAGATCGATCTGCCGGGCGCCCAGGTGGAGACGGTCGTCCACCAGATCACCGAGCTGATCGGCTGCGAGGCCGAGGACGTGGTGCTGGTCAGCGCCAAGACCGGCCAGAACTGCGACCTGCTGCTCGAGGAGATCATCCGCCGCGTGCCGGCTCCCCGGGGCAAGCTCGAGGCCCCCCTGCGCGCCCTCATCTTCGATTCGCTCTACGACAACTACCGCGGCGCCGTGGGCTACGTGCGGGTGGTGGACGGCCAGGTGGCGGCCGGGGCCGAACTGCGCTCCATGCACATCCCCCGCGAGTTCCAGATCGACGAGGTGGGCACCCTCACCCTCAAGCGCGTGCCGGGGCGCCTCCTCCAGGCCGGCGAGGTGGGCTACGTCATCCTGGGCTCCAAGGACGTCAAGGACGCCCGGGTGGGGGACACACTCACCTTGAAGCGCGGCGGCGCGACGGAGGCCCTTGAGGGCTACGACGAGGTCAAGCCCATGGTCTTCTCCGGGCTCTACCCCGTCTCGGCGGATGACTACGAGGAGCTGCGCGACGCGCTGGCCAGGCTCTGCCTCAACGACTCGGCTCTCGTCTACACGCCGGAGACCAGCCTGGCGTTGGGCTTCGGCTTCCGCTGCGGCTTCCTTGGCCTGCTCCACATGGAGATCATCCAGGAGCGGCTGGACCGCGAGTACGACCTGGACATCATCACCACCATGCCCAACGTGGAGTACCTGGTCCAGCAGCCGGGCAAGGGCGAGGAGGTGGTGGACAACCCGGCCGACTTCCCCCGCGGGGAGAAGCTGGAATCGGTGCGCGAGCCCTTCATCAAGGCGACCATCATCACGCCGGTGGAATTCATCGGCAACATCATGAAGCTGTCCATGGACCGCCGCGGCATCTTCAAGGCCACCGAGTACCTGGACACGACACGGGCCTCGCTCAGCTACGAGTTCCCGCTGGCCGAGATCGTCTTCGACTTCTACGACCGCCTCAAGACCATCTCGCGGGGCTACGCCTCCTTCGATTACGAGCTGCTGGACTTCCGCCAGAGCCAGCTCAAGCGGCTGGACATCATGATCAACGGCGAGGTGGTGGACGCCCTTTCCATGATCGTGCACGTGGACAAAGCCTGGGACTGGGGCAACAAGATGTGCATCAAGCTGAAGGAACTCATCCCCCGCCAGCTCTTCGAGGTGGCCATCCAGGGGGCGCTGGGCACCAAGGTGATCAGCCGCACGACGGTCAGGGCCATGCGCAAGAACGTGACGGCCAAGTGTTACGGGGGCGACATCAGCCGCAAGCGCAAGCTGCTGGAGAAGCAGAAAGAGGGCAAGAAGCGCATGAAGCAGGTTGGCACCGTGGAGATTCCCCAGGAGGCCTTCCTTGCCATGCTCAAGATCGAGCGCTAG